A window of the Echeneis naucrates chromosome 3, fEcheNa1.1, whole genome shotgun sequence genome harbors these coding sequences:
- the def8 gene encoding differentially expressed in FDCP 8 homolog isoform X1, translating to MEYDERLALFRQTRLNPFDRGEEEDGHQGGKTSPQHETRPELFSGSKIHSSDRTMDLGLAEDHFSRPVGSFVASDIEQLKLAIEECKKLILELPEHSERQKDTVVKLIHLRLKLQELKDPEEDEPNLRILLEHRFSKEKSKSVKQTCDKCSTIIWGLIQTWYTCTGCYYRCHSKCMNLITKPCVRSKVSHQSEYELSICPEIGLDRQDYRCAECRTPISLRGVPNEARQCDYTGQYYCSTCHWNDTAIAPARVIHNWEFEPRKVCRSSLRYLALMMSRPVLKLKEINPLLFNFVEELVEIRKLRQDILLMKPYFITCKEAMEARLLLQLQDRQHFVENDDMYSLQDLIDISSGRLSCSLTEIHTTFAKHIKLDCERCQAKGFVCELCKEGDILFPFDSHTSVCHDCSAVFHRDCYYDNSTTCPRCARMTERKQDVVLDIKDA from the exons CG aaacaAGACCTGAGCTGTTCTCTGGTAGCAAGATCCACAGTTCGGATCGGACAATGGACCTAGGTCTAGCTGAGGACCATTTCTCAAGGCCTGTg GGTTCCTTTGTGGCATCTGACATTGAGCAGCTGAAACTGGCCATAGAGGAGTGTAAGAAGCTGATCTTGGAGCTGCCAGAacactcagagagacagaaggacactGTTGTGAAACTTATACACCTTCGTCTCAAACTTCAGGAGCTAAAG GACCCTGAGGAGGATGAACCCAATTTGAGGATCCTGCTGGAGCACCGTTTCTCTAAAGAAAAGAGCAAGAGTGTTAAGCAGACCTGTGACAAGTGTAGCACTATCATATGGGGCCTTATACAGACATGGTATACCTGCACAG GTTGCTATTACCGTTGCCATAGTAAGTGTATGAATCTGATCACTAAGCCTTgtgtgaggtcaaaggtcagccaCCAGTCAGAGTATGAGCTCAGCATTTGCCCTGAGATAGGGCTAGACCGGCAAGACTACCGTTGTGCAGAATGTCGCACACCTATTTCACTGA GGGGTGTGCCAAATGAGGCCAGGCAGTGTGACTACACAGGTCAATATTACTGCAGCACCTGCCACTGGAACGACACGGCCATTGCCCCAGCTCGTGTCATTCACAACTGGGAGTTTGAACCACGGAAG GTTTGTCGTTCTTCATTGCGTTACCTAGCACTGATGATGTCACGTCCTGTTCTGAAGCTGAAAGAAATCAACCCACTGCTATTCAACTTTGTGGAGGAACTGGTTGAAATCAGG AAACTTCGTCAAGATATTCTGCTGATGAAACCTTATTTTATTACCTGTAAAGAAGCTATGGAGGCTCGGCTACTACTACAG ctACAAGATCGGCAGCACTTTGTGGAGAATGATGACATGTATTCACTACAGGATTTGATTGACATCTCTAGTGGCAGACTCAGTTGTTCCCTAACAGAGATCCACACTACATTTGCTAAACACATAAAACTTGACTGCGAG cGCTGTCAGGCCAAGGGATTTGTCTGTGAGCTGTGTAAGGAGGGAGACATCCTGTTCCCGTTTGACAGTCACACTTCAGTCTGCCATGATTGCTCTGCTGTCTTCCACAG AGATTGTTACTATGACAACTCCACAACTTGTCCGCGCTGTGCCCGAATGACTGAGCGCAAGCAGGATGTCGTGTTAGACATAAAAGATGCATAA
- the LOC115040835 gene encoding AFG3-like protein 1 isoform X3, whose protein sequence is MASAFLYFHFRETGVQISWKDFVHTYLGRGLVDHLEVVNKQYVKVIPAHGVNTSEVSYLWFNIGSVESFEHNLEVAQQEMGLDPPQVSVFYTTESDWTFLFSVLPTLLLVGFLIFSMRQGPSIGGHGGWGQANPFSMIESKAKLIKENINVCFKDVAGCEEAKSEILEFVNFLKNPHQYQDLGAKIPKGAVLSGPPGIGKTLLAKAIAGEANVPFITVSGSEFQEIFVGVGPARMRDTFATARKNAPCILFIDEIDAVGRKRGNCSNHSEQENTLNQLLVEMDGFNSSNNVVVLAGTNRADILDPALMRPGRFDRHIYIGPPDIKGRASIFKVHLRPLKLDSSIEVDALARKLAALTPGFTGADIANVCNEAALIAARHLNQHVSSYHFEQAIERIIGGLEEKTLQLLEKTTVAYHEAGHAVVGWFLEHVDPLLKVSIVPRGKAVGYAQYLPKEQYLLTREQLFDRMCMMLGGRVAEQVFLHRVTTGAQDNLRKVTQSAYEQVVEFGMNEAMGPVSFDLPRQGNIIIEKPFSEPTAQLIDQEVRLLIDAAFQRTLELVTDKKEMVEKVAKRLLEKGIIDKADMVELLGPRPFQEKSSYEELVEGLQDFEEDTSLPAGLKNWNKNRIDKTSQPFKNEAGW, encoded by the exons ATGGCTTCAGCTTTTTTGTACTTTCACTTCAGAGAGACTGGGGTCCAGATCTCCTGGAAGGACTTTGTGCATACCTACTTGGGCAGAGGTTTG GTGGATCATTTGGAGGTTGTCAACAAGCAATATGTCAAAGTCATTCCTGCCCATGGAGTGAATACATCAGAAGTG AGCTATTTGTGGTTCAACATTGGAAGTGTTGAATCATTTGAGCATAATCTGGAGGTGGCCCAGCAGGAAATGGGCCTTGATCCCCCGCAAGTATCTGTTTTCTATACCACTGAAAGTGACTG GACATTTCTATTTAGTGTTTTGCCCACCTTGCTTCTGGTGGGCTTTTTGATATTTTCCATGCGGCAAGGACCGTCTATAGGTGGACATGGAGGTTGGGGCCAAGCAAACCCCTTTAGCATGATTGAATCCAAAGCTAAGCTaatcaaagaaaacatcaatGTGTGTTTCAAGGATGTCGCAGGCTGTGAAGAAGCCAAATCTGAGATCTTGGAGTTTGTCAACTTCCTGAAGAATCCGCATCAGTATCAGGACCTTGGAGCCAAGATCCCAAAG gGTGCAGTACTATCGGGGCCACCTGGGATTGGGAAGACCTTGCTTGCTAAGGCCATTGCAGGGGAGGCCAATGTCCCCTTCATCACCGTCAGTGGCTCTGAGTTCCAGGAAATATTTGTTGGTGTTGGTCCAGCAAGG ATGAGGGATACGTTTGCCACGGCTCGAAAAAATGCCCCTTGCATCCTTTTCATTGACGAAATTGATGCAGTTGGCAGGAAAAGAGGAAACTGTAGTAACCACagtgaacaggaaaacactcTGAACCAGCTGCTTGTGGAAATGGATG GGTTTAACAGTAGCAACAATGTAGTTGTTTTGGCTGGTACCAATCGAGCTGATATCCTTGATCCAGCTCTGATGAGGCCCGGACGCTTCGATCGACATATTTACATAG GCCCACCAGACATTAAAGGAAGGGCATCCATTTTTAAGGTTCATTTAAGACCCCTGAAGTTGGACTCAAGTATAGAAGTAGATGCTTTGGCAAGAAAATTAGCTGCACTGACCCCAGGTTTTACtg ggGCTGATATTGCTAATGTATGTAATGAGGCTGCTCTGATTGCTGCACGTCACCTCAATCAACATGTCAGTTCTTATCACTTTGAACAGGCAATTGAAAGAATAATAGGAG GTCTGGAAGAAAAGACTCTGCAGCTGCTAGAGAAAACAACTGTGGCATATCATGAGGCCGGACATGCTGTCGTGGGCTGGTTCCTAGAGCATGTAGACCCCCTGCTTAAG GTGTCTATTGTTCCCAGAGGAAAAGCTGTGGGTTATGCTCAGTACCTGCCTAAAGAACAGTACCTGTTAACCCGGGAACAGTTATTTGACCGAATGTGCATGATGCTGGGTGGAAGAGTGGCCGAGCAGGTTTTCCTTCATCGAGTCACCACTGGAGCACAAGACAATCTCAGGAAAGTTACACAGTCGGCCTATGAACAG gTTGTAGAGTTTGGAATGAATGAGGCTATGGGCCCGGTTTCCTTTGACTTGCCTCGGCAGGGAAACATAATCATTGAGAAACCCTTCAGTGAACCTACAGCGCAGCTAATAGACCAGGAAGTCCGCTTGCTCATTGATGCTGCCTTCCAGAGAACACTTGAACTTGTCACTGACAAGAAAGAAATGGTGGAGAAG GTGGCAAAACGACTTCTAGAAAAGGGTATTATAGACAAGGCTGACATGGTGGAGCTGCTGGGACCCCGACCATTTCAAGAGAAGTCATCATATGAGGAGCTGGTTGAAGGATTACAGGACTTTGAAGAGGACACCTCTCTTCCTGCAGGACTTAAGaactggaacaaaaacagaatagaCAAAACAAGTCAGCCCTTTAAAAATGAGGCGGGATGGTAA
- the def8 gene encoding differentially expressed in FDCP 8 homolog isoform X2 — protein sequence MALLETRPELFSGSKIHSSDRTMDLGLAEDHFSRPVGSFVASDIEQLKLAIEECKKLILELPEHSERQKDTVVKLIHLRLKLQELKDPEEDEPNLRILLEHRFSKEKSKSVKQTCDKCSTIIWGLIQTWYTCTGCYYRCHSKCMNLITKPCVRSKVSHQSEYELSICPEIGLDRQDYRCAECRTPISLRGVPNEARQCDYTGQYYCSTCHWNDTAIAPARVIHNWEFEPRKVCRSSLRYLALMMSRPVLKLKEINPLLFNFVEELVEIRKLRQDILLMKPYFITCKEAMEARLLLQLQDRQHFVENDDMYSLQDLIDISSGRLSCSLTEIHTTFAKHIKLDCERCQAKGFVCELCKEGDILFPFDSHTSVCHDCSAVFHRDCYYDNSTTCPRCARMTERKQDVVLDIKDA from the exons ATGGCACTGCTAG aaacaAGACCTGAGCTGTTCTCTGGTAGCAAGATCCACAGTTCGGATCGGACAATGGACCTAGGTCTAGCTGAGGACCATTTCTCAAGGCCTGTg GGTTCCTTTGTGGCATCTGACATTGAGCAGCTGAAACTGGCCATAGAGGAGTGTAAGAAGCTGATCTTGGAGCTGCCAGAacactcagagagacagaaggacactGTTGTGAAACTTATACACCTTCGTCTCAAACTTCAGGAGCTAAAG GACCCTGAGGAGGATGAACCCAATTTGAGGATCCTGCTGGAGCACCGTTTCTCTAAAGAAAAGAGCAAGAGTGTTAAGCAGACCTGTGACAAGTGTAGCACTATCATATGGGGCCTTATACAGACATGGTATACCTGCACAG GTTGCTATTACCGTTGCCATAGTAAGTGTATGAATCTGATCACTAAGCCTTgtgtgaggtcaaaggtcagccaCCAGTCAGAGTATGAGCTCAGCATTTGCCCTGAGATAGGGCTAGACCGGCAAGACTACCGTTGTGCAGAATGTCGCACACCTATTTCACTGA GGGGTGTGCCAAATGAGGCCAGGCAGTGTGACTACACAGGTCAATATTACTGCAGCACCTGCCACTGGAACGACACGGCCATTGCCCCAGCTCGTGTCATTCACAACTGGGAGTTTGAACCACGGAAG GTTTGTCGTTCTTCATTGCGTTACCTAGCACTGATGATGTCACGTCCTGTTCTGAAGCTGAAAGAAATCAACCCACTGCTATTCAACTTTGTGGAGGAACTGGTTGAAATCAGG AAACTTCGTCAAGATATTCTGCTGATGAAACCTTATTTTATTACCTGTAAAGAAGCTATGGAGGCTCGGCTACTACTACAG ctACAAGATCGGCAGCACTTTGTGGAGAATGATGACATGTATTCACTACAGGATTTGATTGACATCTCTAGTGGCAGACTCAGTTGTTCCCTAACAGAGATCCACACTACATTTGCTAAACACATAAAACTTGACTGCGAG cGCTGTCAGGCCAAGGGATTTGTCTGTGAGCTGTGTAAGGAGGGAGACATCCTGTTCCCGTTTGACAGTCACACTTCAGTCTGCCATGATTGCTCTGCTGTCTTCCACAG AGATTGTTACTATGACAACTCCACAACTTGTCCGCGCTGTGCCCGAATGACTGAGCGCAAGCAGGATGTCGTGTTAGACATAAAAGATGCATAA
- the LOC115040835 gene encoding AFG3-like protein 1 isoform X2, whose product MGVLSLGVGPFRNRLRTWSRISSTISATFRSGSSLPPKTSLIQRKCGGFYQQSFSLVRSLSSNKPPRGFEKVSPKSEESTDVSKSAEGDREDMKDDEEKRWRGGKKEGYHWWRQFWEDFPLDRIVVCNLAIGAAGMASAFLYFHFRETGVQISWKDFVHTYLGRGLVDHLEVVNKQYVKVIPAHGVNTSEVSYLWFNIGSVESFEHNLEVAQQEMGLDPPQVSVFYTTESDWTFLFSVLPTLLLVGFLIFSMRQGPSIGGHGGWGQANPFSMIESKAKLIKENINVCFKDVAGCEEAKSEILEFVNFLKNPHQYQDLGAKIPKGAVLSGPPGIGKTLLAKAIAGEANVPFITVSGSEFQEIFVGVGPARMRDTFATARKNAPCILFIDEIDAVGRKRGNCSNHSEQENTLNQLLVEMDGFNSSNNVVVLAGTNRADILDPALMRPGRFDRHIYIGPPDIKGRASIFKVHLRPLKLDSSIEVDALARKLAALTPGFTGADIANVCNEAALIAARHLNQHVSSYHFEQAIERIIGGLEEKTLQLLEKTTVAYHEAGHAVVGWFLEHVDPLLKVSIVPRGKAVGYAQYLPKEQYLLTREQLFDRMCMMLGGRVAEQVFLHRVTTGAQDNLRKVTQSAYEQVVEFGMNEAMGPVSFDLPRQGNIIIEKPFSEPTAQLIDQEVRLLIDAAFQRTLELVTDKKEMVEKVAKRLLEKGIIDKADMVELLGPRPFQEKSSYEELVEGLQDFEEDTSLPAGLKNWNKNRIDKTSQPFKNEAGW is encoded by the exons ATGGGTGTCCTCTCTCTGGGTGTCGGGCCCTTCCGGAACCGGCTTCGGACGTGGAGCCGTATTTCATCCACCATTTCTGCTACTTTTCGCTCCGGCAGCTCCCTCCCGCCG AAAACATCATTAATCCAAAGGAAATGTGGAGGATTTTATCAGCAAAGCTTCTCGCTGGTACGGTCTCTGAGCTCAAATAAACCACCAAGGG GCTTTGAAAAGGTTTCCCCAAAGAGTGAAGAGAGCACGGACGTCAGCAAATCAGCTGAAG GTGACAGGGAGGACATGAaagatgatgaggaaaaaagatggcgaggaggaaaaaaggaaggataTCATTGGTGGAGGCAATTTTGG GAAGATTTTCCTTTGGATCGAATAGTAGTATGCAATCTTGCCATCGGTGCAGCAGGCATGGCTTCAGCTTTTTTGTACTTTCACTTCAGAGAGACTGGGGTCCAGATCTCCTGGAAGGACTTTGTGCATACCTACTTGGGCAGAGGTTTG GTGGATCATTTGGAGGTTGTCAACAAGCAATATGTCAAAGTCATTCCTGCCCATGGAGTGAATACATCAGAAGTG AGCTATTTGTGGTTCAACATTGGAAGTGTTGAATCATTTGAGCATAATCTGGAGGTGGCCCAGCAGGAAATGGGCCTTGATCCCCCGCAAGTATCTGTTTTCTATACCACTGAAAGTGACTG GACATTTCTATTTAGTGTTTTGCCCACCTTGCTTCTGGTGGGCTTTTTGATATTTTCCATGCGGCAAGGACCGTCTATAGGTGGACATGGAGGTTGGGGCCAAGCAAACCCCTTTAGCATGATTGAATCCAAAGCTAAGCTaatcaaagaaaacatcaatGTGTGTTTCAAGGATGTCGCAGGCTGTGAAGAAGCCAAATCTGAGATCTTGGAGTTTGTCAACTTCCTGAAGAATCCGCATCAGTATCAGGACCTTGGAGCCAAGATCCCAAAG gGTGCAGTACTATCGGGGCCACCTGGGATTGGGAAGACCTTGCTTGCTAAGGCCATTGCAGGGGAGGCCAATGTCCCCTTCATCACCGTCAGTGGCTCTGAGTTCCAGGAAATATTTGTTGGTGTTGGTCCAGCAAGG ATGAGGGATACGTTTGCCACGGCTCGAAAAAATGCCCCTTGCATCCTTTTCATTGACGAAATTGATGCAGTTGGCAGGAAAAGAGGAAACTGTAGTAACCACagtgaacaggaaaacactcTGAACCAGCTGCTTGTGGAAATGGATG GGTTTAACAGTAGCAACAATGTAGTTGTTTTGGCTGGTACCAATCGAGCTGATATCCTTGATCCAGCTCTGATGAGGCCCGGACGCTTCGATCGACATATTTACATAG GCCCACCAGACATTAAAGGAAGGGCATCCATTTTTAAGGTTCATTTAAGACCCCTGAAGTTGGACTCAAGTATAGAAGTAGATGCTTTGGCAAGAAAATTAGCTGCACTGACCCCAGGTTTTACtg ggGCTGATATTGCTAATGTATGTAATGAGGCTGCTCTGATTGCTGCACGTCACCTCAATCAACATGTCAGTTCTTATCACTTTGAACAGGCAATTGAAAGAATAATAGGAG GTCTGGAAGAAAAGACTCTGCAGCTGCTAGAGAAAACAACTGTGGCATATCATGAGGCCGGACATGCTGTCGTGGGCTGGTTCCTAGAGCATGTAGACCCCCTGCTTAAG GTGTCTATTGTTCCCAGAGGAAAAGCTGTGGGTTATGCTCAGTACCTGCCTAAAGAACAGTACCTGTTAACCCGGGAACAGTTATTTGACCGAATGTGCATGATGCTGGGTGGAAGAGTGGCCGAGCAGGTTTTCCTTCATCGAGTCACCACTGGAGCACAAGACAATCTCAGGAAAGTTACACAGTCGGCCTATGAACAG gTTGTAGAGTTTGGAATGAATGAGGCTATGGGCCCGGTTTCCTTTGACTTGCCTCGGCAGGGAAACATAATCATTGAGAAACCCTTCAGTGAACCTACAGCGCAGCTAATAGACCAGGAAGTCCGCTTGCTCATTGATGCTGCCTTCCAGAGAACACTTGAACTTGTCACTGACAAGAAAGAAATGGTGGAGAAG GTGGCAAAACGACTTCTAGAAAAGGGTATTATAGACAAGGCTGACATGGTGGAGCTGCTGGGACCCCGACCATTTCAAGAGAAGTCATCATATGAGGAGCTGGTTGAAGGATTACAGGACTTTGAAGAGGACACCTCTCTTCCTGCAGGACTTAAGaactggaacaaaaacagaatagaCAAAACAAGTCAGCCCTTTAAAAATGAGGCGGGATGGTAA
- the LOC115040835 gene encoding AFG3-like protein 1 isoform X1 produces the protein MGVLSLGVGPFRNRLRTWSRISSTISATFRSGSSLPPKTSLIQRKCGGFYQQSFSLVRSLSSNKPPRGFEKVSPKSEESTDVSKSAEDGNTEVQESPAGDREDMKDDEEKRWRGGKKEGYHWWRQFWEDFPLDRIVVCNLAIGAAGMASAFLYFHFRETGVQISWKDFVHTYLGRGLVDHLEVVNKQYVKVIPAHGVNTSEVSYLWFNIGSVESFEHNLEVAQQEMGLDPPQVSVFYTTESDWTFLFSVLPTLLLVGFLIFSMRQGPSIGGHGGWGQANPFSMIESKAKLIKENINVCFKDVAGCEEAKSEILEFVNFLKNPHQYQDLGAKIPKGAVLSGPPGIGKTLLAKAIAGEANVPFITVSGSEFQEIFVGVGPARMRDTFATARKNAPCILFIDEIDAVGRKRGNCSNHSEQENTLNQLLVEMDGFNSSNNVVVLAGTNRADILDPALMRPGRFDRHIYIGPPDIKGRASIFKVHLRPLKLDSSIEVDALARKLAALTPGFTGADIANVCNEAALIAARHLNQHVSSYHFEQAIERIIGGLEEKTLQLLEKTTVAYHEAGHAVVGWFLEHVDPLLKVSIVPRGKAVGYAQYLPKEQYLLTREQLFDRMCMMLGGRVAEQVFLHRVTTGAQDNLRKVTQSAYEQVVEFGMNEAMGPVSFDLPRQGNIIIEKPFSEPTAQLIDQEVRLLIDAAFQRTLELVTDKKEMVEKVAKRLLEKGIIDKADMVELLGPRPFQEKSSYEELVEGLQDFEEDTSLPAGLKNWNKNRIDKTSQPFKNEAGW, from the exons ATGGGTGTCCTCTCTCTGGGTGTCGGGCCCTTCCGGAACCGGCTTCGGACGTGGAGCCGTATTTCATCCACCATTTCTGCTACTTTTCGCTCCGGCAGCTCCCTCCCGCCG AAAACATCATTAATCCAAAGGAAATGTGGAGGATTTTATCAGCAAAGCTTCTCGCTGGTACGGTCTCTGAGCTCAAATAAACCACCAAGGG GCTTTGAAAAGGTTTCCCCAAAGAGTGAAGAGAGCACGGACGTCAGCAAATCAGCTGAAG ATGGAAATACTGAAGTGCAAGAGTCTCCTGCAGGTGACAGGGAGGACATGAaagatgatgaggaaaaaagatggcgaggaggaaaaaaggaaggataTCATTGGTGGAGGCAATTTTGG GAAGATTTTCCTTTGGATCGAATAGTAGTATGCAATCTTGCCATCGGTGCAGCAGGCATGGCTTCAGCTTTTTTGTACTTTCACTTCAGAGAGACTGGGGTCCAGATCTCCTGGAAGGACTTTGTGCATACCTACTTGGGCAGAGGTTTG GTGGATCATTTGGAGGTTGTCAACAAGCAATATGTCAAAGTCATTCCTGCCCATGGAGTGAATACATCAGAAGTG AGCTATTTGTGGTTCAACATTGGAAGTGTTGAATCATTTGAGCATAATCTGGAGGTGGCCCAGCAGGAAATGGGCCTTGATCCCCCGCAAGTATCTGTTTTCTATACCACTGAAAGTGACTG GACATTTCTATTTAGTGTTTTGCCCACCTTGCTTCTGGTGGGCTTTTTGATATTTTCCATGCGGCAAGGACCGTCTATAGGTGGACATGGAGGTTGGGGCCAAGCAAACCCCTTTAGCATGATTGAATCCAAAGCTAAGCTaatcaaagaaaacatcaatGTGTGTTTCAAGGATGTCGCAGGCTGTGAAGAAGCCAAATCTGAGATCTTGGAGTTTGTCAACTTCCTGAAGAATCCGCATCAGTATCAGGACCTTGGAGCCAAGATCCCAAAG gGTGCAGTACTATCGGGGCCACCTGGGATTGGGAAGACCTTGCTTGCTAAGGCCATTGCAGGGGAGGCCAATGTCCCCTTCATCACCGTCAGTGGCTCTGAGTTCCAGGAAATATTTGTTGGTGTTGGTCCAGCAAGG ATGAGGGATACGTTTGCCACGGCTCGAAAAAATGCCCCTTGCATCCTTTTCATTGACGAAATTGATGCAGTTGGCAGGAAAAGAGGAAACTGTAGTAACCACagtgaacaggaaaacactcTGAACCAGCTGCTTGTGGAAATGGATG GGTTTAACAGTAGCAACAATGTAGTTGTTTTGGCTGGTACCAATCGAGCTGATATCCTTGATCCAGCTCTGATGAGGCCCGGACGCTTCGATCGACATATTTACATAG GCCCACCAGACATTAAAGGAAGGGCATCCATTTTTAAGGTTCATTTAAGACCCCTGAAGTTGGACTCAAGTATAGAAGTAGATGCTTTGGCAAGAAAATTAGCTGCACTGACCCCAGGTTTTACtg ggGCTGATATTGCTAATGTATGTAATGAGGCTGCTCTGATTGCTGCACGTCACCTCAATCAACATGTCAGTTCTTATCACTTTGAACAGGCAATTGAAAGAATAATAGGAG GTCTGGAAGAAAAGACTCTGCAGCTGCTAGAGAAAACAACTGTGGCATATCATGAGGCCGGACATGCTGTCGTGGGCTGGTTCCTAGAGCATGTAGACCCCCTGCTTAAG GTGTCTATTGTTCCCAGAGGAAAAGCTGTGGGTTATGCTCAGTACCTGCCTAAAGAACAGTACCTGTTAACCCGGGAACAGTTATTTGACCGAATGTGCATGATGCTGGGTGGAAGAGTGGCCGAGCAGGTTTTCCTTCATCGAGTCACCACTGGAGCACAAGACAATCTCAGGAAAGTTACACAGTCGGCCTATGAACAG gTTGTAGAGTTTGGAATGAATGAGGCTATGGGCCCGGTTTCCTTTGACTTGCCTCGGCAGGGAAACATAATCATTGAGAAACCCTTCAGTGAACCTACAGCGCAGCTAATAGACCAGGAAGTCCGCTTGCTCATTGATGCTGCCTTCCAGAGAACACTTGAACTTGTCACTGACAAGAAAGAAATGGTGGAGAAG GTGGCAAAACGACTTCTAGAAAAGGGTATTATAGACAAGGCTGACATGGTGGAGCTGCTGGGACCCCGACCATTTCAAGAGAAGTCATCATATGAGGAGCTGGTTGAAGGATTACAGGACTTTGAAGAGGACACCTCTCTTCCTGCAGGACTTAAGaactggaacaaaaacagaatagaCAAAACAAGTCAGCCCTTTAAAAATGAGGCGGGATGGTAA
- the dbndd1 gene encoding dysbindin domain-containing protein 1, which yields MEAQGGAGSPEPNKDIQKLLKPSSSGDLSKELYQHPAGEEEGGLPGHTASLLHITEKREPLSSVSSLEVHFDLLDLTELTDMSDQELAEVFADSDEENHEFPAGSQQTVLPRGGYMRSPSWTRCSKVESPRERKHHSDSDTTEPLMKLERPKQP from the exons ATGGAGGCGCAGGGAGGGGCAGGGAGCCCAG AGCCCAATAAAGACATCCAGAAGCTGCTGAAGCCCTCAAGCTCAGGCGACCTATCCAAGGAGCTATACCAACACCcagcaggggaggaggagggcggcCTACCAGGGCACACCGCTAGCCTGCTGCACATCACTGAGAAGAGAG AACCATTGAGCAGTGTATCTTCTTTAGAGGTGCACTTTGACCTTCTGGATCTGACTGAGTTGACTGATATGTCTGACCAGGAGCTGGCTGAAGTCTTTGCTGACTCAGATGAGGAAAACCACGAGTTCCCAGCAG GTTCCCAGCAGACCGTGTTGCCCAGAGGTGGGTACATGCGCTCCCCCTCATGGACGCGCTGCAGTAAAGTTGAATCCCCACGAGAGAGAAAACACCACAGCGACTCAGACACCACAGAGCCCCTAATGAAGCTGGAAAGGCCGAAGCAACCATGA